A single window of Streptomyces aquilus DNA harbors:
- the mfd gene encoding transcription-repair coupling factor, giving the protein MSLHGLLDAVVKDTALAEAITAAADGNRMHVDLVGPPAARPFAIAALAREAGRPVLAVTATGREAEDLAAALRSLLPSEGVVEYPSWETLPHERLSPRSDTVGRRLAVLRRLAHPRPDDPETGPVSVVVAPVRSVLQPQVKGLGDLEPVALRTGQNADLNTIVEALAAAAYARVELVEKRGEFAVRGGILDVFPPTEEHPLRIEFWGDDVEEIRYFKVADQRSLEIAEHGLWAPPCRELLLTDEVRARAAALAEEHPELGELLGKIAEGIAVEGMESLAPVLVDDMELLLDVLPKGAMAVVCDPERVRTRAADLVATSQEFLQASWAATAGGGEAPIDVGAASLWSIADVRDRARELDMMWWSVSPFAADLELEADTLQLGMHAPETYRGDTAKALADTKGWLAEGWCTVFVTEAHGPAARTVEVLGGEGIAARLDAELGEISPSVVHVACGSIDYGFIAPTLKLAVLTETDLTGQKAAGKDGARMPARRRKTIDPLTLETGDYIVHEQHGVGRYIEMVQRTVQGATREYLVVEYAPAKRGQPGDRLYIPTDQLEQITKYVGGEAPTLHRLGGADWTKTKARAKKAVKEIAADLIKLYSARMAAPGHTFGPDTPWQRELEDAFPYAETPDQLTTIAEVKEDMEKSVPMDRLICGDVGYGKTEIAVRAAFKAVQDGKQVAVLVPTTLLVQQHFGTFSERYSQFPVNVRALSRFQTDTEAKAVLEGLREGSVDVVIGTHRLFSSETKFKDLGLVIVDEEQRFGVEHKEQLKKLRANVDVLTMSATPIPRTLEMAVTGIREMSTITTPPEERHPVLTFVGPYEEKQIGAAIRRELLREGQVFYIHNRVESIDRAAARLREIVPEARIATAHGQMSESALEQVVVDFWEKKFDVLVSTTIVESGIDISNANTLIVERGDNFGLSQLHQLRGRVGRGRERGYAYFLYPPEKPLTETAHERLATIAQHTEMGAGMYVAMKDLEIRGAGNLLGGEQSGHIAGVGFDLYVRMVGEAVADYRASLEGGVEEEPPLEVKIELPVDAHVPHDYAPGERLRLQAYRSIASANTEEDIKAVREELVDRYGKLPEPVENLLLVAGLRMLARACGVGEIVLQGTNIRFAPVELRESQELRLKRLYPGTVIKPAVHQVLVPRPKTAKVGGKPLVGRELLGWVGEFLTSILGS; this is encoded by the coding sequence ATGAGCCTGCACGGTCTGCTCGACGCCGTAGTCAAGGACACCGCCCTCGCGGAAGCGATCACCGCGGCCGCGGACGGCAACCGTATGCACGTCGACCTGGTCGGCCCCCCGGCGGCCCGCCCCTTCGCGATCGCCGCGCTGGCCCGCGAGGCCGGCCGCCCGGTGCTGGCGGTGACGGCGACGGGCCGCGAGGCGGAGGACCTGGCGGCGGCCCTGCGCTCGCTGCTGCCCTCGGAGGGCGTCGTCGAGTACCCCTCCTGGGAGACGCTGCCGCACGAGCGGCTCAGCCCGCGCAGCGACACCGTCGGCCGCCGCCTCGCCGTCCTGCGCCGCCTGGCCCACCCGCGCCCCGACGACCCCGAGACCGGCCCGGTGTCAGTGGTCGTCGCGCCCGTCCGCTCGGTGCTCCAGCCGCAGGTCAAGGGCCTCGGCGACCTGGAGCCCGTCGCCCTGCGCACAGGCCAGAACGCCGACCTCAACACAATCGTCGAAGCCCTCGCGGCCGCCGCCTACGCGCGCGTGGAGCTCGTCGAGAAGCGCGGCGAGTTCGCCGTGCGCGGCGGCATCCTGGACGTCTTCCCGCCCACCGAGGAGCACCCCCTCCGCATCGAGTTCTGGGGCGACGACGTCGAGGAGATCCGCTACTTCAAGGTCGCCGACCAGCGCTCCCTGGAGATCGCCGAGCACGGCCTGTGGGCCCCGCCCTGCCGCGAGCTGCTCCTCACCGACGAGGTACGCGCGCGTGCCGCCGCCCTCGCGGAGGAACACCCCGAGCTCGGCGAGCTGCTCGGCAAGATCGCCGAGGGCATCGCCGTGGAGGGCATGGAATCCCTCGCGCCGGTCCTCGTCGACGACATGGAGCTGCTCCTCGACGTGCTGCCCAAGGGCGCCATGGCCGTCGTGTGCGATCCCGAGCGGGTACGCACGCGTGCCGCGGACCTCGTGGCGACCTCGCAGGAGTTCCTCCAGGCGTCCTGGGCGGCCACCGCGGGCGGCGGCGAGGCGCCGATCGACGTCGGCGCGGCCTCCCTGTGGTCCATCGCCGACGTCCGGGACCGGGCGCGCGAGCTGGACATGATGTGGTGGTCGGTGTCGCCGTTCGCCGCCGACCTGGAGCTGGAGGCGGACACCCTCCAGCTCGGCATGCACGCGCCCGAGACCTACCGCGGCGACACCGCCAAGGCCCTCGCCGACACCAAGGGCTGGCTCGCCGAGGGCTGGTGCACGGTCTTCGTGACCGAGGCCCACGGCCCCGCCGCCCGCACGGTCGAGGTGCTCGGCGGGGAAGGCATCGCGGCCCGCCTGGACGCCGAGCTGGGGGAGATCTCCCCGTCCGTCGTGCACGTGGCGTGCGGCTCGATCGACTACGGCTTCATCGCCCCGACGCTGAAGCTCGCCGTCCTCACCGAGACCGACCTGACCGGCCAGAAGGCGGCCGGCAAGGACGGCGCCCGGATGCCCGCCCGGCGCCGCAAGACCATCGACCCGCTCACCCTGGAGACGGGCGACTACATCGTCCACGAACAGCACGGCGTGGGCCGCTACATCGAGATGGTCCAGCGGACCGTGCAGGGCGCCACCCGCGAGTACCTCGTCGTCGAGTACGCCCCCGCCAAGCGCGGCCAGCCCGGCGACCGCCTCTACATCCCCACCGACCAGCTGGAGCAGATCACCAAGTACGTCGGCGGCGAGGCCCCCACCCTGCACCGCCTGGGCGGCGCCGACTGGACGAAGACCAAGGCCCGCGCGAAGAAGGCCGTCAAGGAGATCGCGGCCGACCTGATCAAGCTCTACAGCGCGCGCATGGCCGCCCCCGGCCACACCTTCGGCCCCGACACGCCCTGGCAGCGCGAGCTGGAGGACGCCTTCCCGTACGCCGAGACCCCCGACCAGCTGACCACCATCGCCGAGGTCAAGGAGGACATGGAGAAATCGGTCCCCATGGACCGCCTGATCTGCGGCGACGTCGGCTACGGCAAGACGGAGATCGCGGTGCGCGCCGCCTTCAAGGCGGTGCAGGACGGCAAGCAGGTCGCGGTGCTGGTCCCGACGACCCTCCTGGTCCAGCAGCACTTCGGGACCTTCTCCGAGCGCTACTCCCAATTCCCGGTGAACGTCCGGGCGCTCAGCCGCTTCCAGACGGACACCGAGGCGAAGGCGGTCCTGGAGGGCCTGCGCGAGGGCTCGGTGGACGTCGTCATCGGCACCCACCGCCTGTTCTCCTCCGAGACCAAGTTCAAGGACCTGGGCCTGGTCATCGTCGACGAGGAGCAGCGCTTCGGCGTCGAGCACAAGGAGCAGCTGAAGAAGCTCCGCGCCAACGTCGACGTCCTGACGATGTCCGCCACCCCCATCCCCAGGACCCTGGAGATGGCCGTCACCGGCATCCGCGAGATGTCGACGATCACGACCCCGCCGGAGGAGCGCCACCCGGTGCTCACCTTCGTCGGCCCGTACGAGGAGAAGCAGATCGGCGCGGCCATCCGCCGTGAACTGCTGCGCGAGGGCCAGGTCTTCTACATCCACAACCGGGTGGAATCGATCGACCGCGCGGCCGCCCGGCTGCGCGAGATCGTCCCCGAGGCGCGGATCGCGACGGCCCACGGCCAGATGTCGGAGTCGGCGCTGGAACAGGTCGTCGTCGACTTCTGGGAGAAGAAGTTCGACGTGCTGGTGTCGACGACGATCGTGGAATCCGGCATCGACATCTCCAACGCGAACACACTGATCGTGGAGCGCGGCGACAACTTCGGCCTGTCGCAGCTGCACCAGCTGCGGGGCCGGGTGGGCCGAGGCAGGGAGCGAGGCTACGCCTACTTCCTCTACCCCCCGGAGAAGCCGCTGACGGAGACGGCCCACGAGCGCCTGGCCACCATCGCCCAGCACACGGAGATGGGCGCGGGCATGTACGTGGCCATGAAGGACCTGGAGATCCGCGGCGCGGGCAACCTGCTCGGCGGCGAGCAGTCCGGCCACATCGCGGGCGTCGGCTTCGACCTGTACGTCCGCATGGTCGGCGAGGCGGTCGCGGACTACCGGGCCTCCCTGGAGGGCGGTGTCGAGGAGGAGCCGCCCCTGGAGGTCAAGATCGAGCTCCCGGTCGACGCCCACGTCCCGCACGACTACGCCCCGGGCGAGCGGCTCCGCCTCCAGGCCTACCGCTCGATCGCCTCCGCCAACACCGAGGAGGACATCAAGGCGGTACGGGAAGAACTCGTCGACCGCTACGGCAAGTTGCCCGAACCTGTGGAGAACCTCCTCCTCGTGGCGGGCCTGCGGATGCTGGCACGCGCGTGCGGCGTCGGCGAGATCGTCCTGCAAGGCACCAACATCCGCTTCGCGCCGGTGGAGTTGCGGGAGTCGCAGGAACTGCGCCTCAAGCGGCTGTACCCGGGGACGGTCATCAAGCCGGCCGTCCACCAGGTGCTGGTGCCGCGCCCGAAGACGGCGAAGGTGGGTGGGAAGCCGTTGGTCGGGCGGGAGTTGCTGGGGTGGGTCGGGGAGTTCCTGACGTCGATTCTGGGGTCGTAG
- a CDS encoding ABC transporter permease, whose product MTVMKTSMRNFFAHKGRMALSAVAVLLSVAFVCGTLVFTDTMNTTFDKLFATTASDVTVSPKEAKSDDTPQNGKPASLPASTVQQVAKADGVKSAEGGVSSMNVTVVNDENKNMGSSNGAPTIAGNWTKGDLRSMEITSGHAPRGPTETMVDADTADKHHLKIGDELRTISVVGDFKAKIVGIATFKVTNPGAAIVYFDTATAQRELLGAEGRFTQVFATAAAGVSDTRLKQNVTEALGGSYKIQTAKENADENREDVGEFMNVIKYAMLGFAGIAFLVGIFLIINTFSMLVAQRTREIGLLRAIGSSRKQVNRSVLVEALLLGFVGSILGVGAGVGIAIGLMKLMSMAGMNLSTDDLTIKASTPVAGLVLGVVVTVLAAYLPARRAGKVSPMAALRDAGTPADGKAGWVRGLIGLVLTGAGGYALYAAATADTAKDGSLLLAGGVVLSLIGFVVIGPLLAGGVVRVISALILRGFGPVGRMAERNALRNPRRTGATGAALMIGLALVACLSVVGSSMVASATSELDKSVGADFIVQGNQRIVPQAQKAMEQTPGLAHVTSYKEVEAVLTSPDGKKDDSRVTAADPTYAQDLRRATTEGTLSAAYGKDSMSVGSDYAKDHGVHVGDTITVAFKGGKTAKLKVAAITDDDSALDQGARYLSIATMKQYVPADQIPPNTIMFAKAKDGQEKQAYAALKKSLDDYPQYQVRDQTDYKQELKDQIGQLLNMVYGLLALAIIVAVLGVVNTLALSVVERTREIGLMRAIGLSRRQLRRMIRMESVVIALFGALLGLGLGMGWGATAQKLLALEGLNVLDIPWPTIIGVFVGSAFVGLFAALVPAFRAGRMNVLNAIATD is encoded by the coding sequence ATGACCGTCATGAAGACCTCGATGCGCAACTTCTTCGCGCACAAGGGGCGCATGGCCCTGTCGGCCGTGGCGGTGCTGCTGTCGGTGGCGTTCGTGTGCGGCACGCTGGTGTTCACCGACACCATGAACACGACGTTCGACAAGCTCTTCGCCACCACCGCCTCCGACGTCACGGTCTCCCCGAAGGAGGCCAAGAGCGACGACACCCCGCAGAACGGCAAGCCCGCCTCCCTGCCGGCCTCGACCGTCCAGCAGGTCGCGAAGGCGGACGGCGTGAAGTCCGCCGAGGGCGGCGTCAGTTCGATGAACGTGACCGTCGTCAACGACGAGAACAAGAACATGGGGTCGTCCAACGGTGCCCCCACCATCGCGGGCAACTGGACCAAGGGCGACCTGCGGTCCATGGAGATCACCTCCGGGCACGCCCCGCGCGGGCCGACCGAGACCATGGTCGACGCGGACACCGCCGACAAGCACCATCTGAAGATCGGCGACGAGCTGCGCACCATCTCCGTCGTCGGTGACTTCAAGGCGAAGATCGTCGGCATCGCCACCTTCAAGGTCACCAACCCGGGCGCGGCGATCGTCTACTTCGACACCGCCACCGCCCAGCGTGAACTCCTCGGCGCCGAGGGCCGCTTCACCCAGGTCTTCGCCACCGCCGCCGCCGGCGTCAGCGACACCCGGCTCAAGCAGAACGTCACCGAGGCTCTGGGCGGCTCGTACAAGATCCAGACGGCCAAGGAGAACGCCGACGAGAACCGCGAGGACGTCGGCGAGTTCATGAACGTCATCAAGTACGCCATGCTCGGCTTCGCCGGGATCGCGTTCCTGGTCGGCATCTTCCTGATCATCAACACCTTCTCCATGCTGGTCGCCCAGCGCACCCGCGAGATCGGCCTGCTGCGGGCCATCGGCTCCTCCCGCAAGCAGGTCAACCGTTCCGTGCTGGTCGAGGCGCTGCTGCTCGGCTTCGTCGGCTCGATCCTCGGCGTCGGCGCCGGTGTCGGCATCGCGATCGGCCTGATGAAGCTCATGTCCATGGCGGGCATGAACCTCTCCACCGACGACCTCACCATCAAGGCCTCCACCCCGGTGGCCGGTCTGGTCCTCGGCGTCGTCGTCACCGTCCTCGCCGCCTATCTGCCCGCGCGCCGGGCCGGCAAGGTCTCCCCGATGGCCGCCCTGCGCGACGCCGGTACGCCGGCCGACGGCAAGGCCGGCTGGGTACGCGGCCTGATCGGGCTCGTCCTGACGGGCGCCGGCGGTTACGCCCTCTACGCCGCCGCCACCGCCGACACCGCGAAGGACGGCTCGCTGCTGCTGGCCGGAGGTGTCGTCCTCTCCCTGATCGGCTTCGTCGTCATCGGCCCGCTCCTGGCGGGTGGGGTCGTCCGCGTGATCAGCGCGCTGATCCTGCGCGGCTTCGGCCCGGTCGGCCGCATGGCCGAGCGCAACGCCCTGCGCAACCCCCGCCGTACGGGCGCCACGGGCGCGGCCCTGATGATCGGCCTGGCCCTGGTGGCCTGCCTGTCGGTGGTCGGCTCCTCGATGGTCGCCTCGGCCACGTCCGAGCTCGACAAGTCGGTCGGCGCGGACTTCATCGTCCAGGGCAACCAGCGGATCGTCCCGCAGGCCCAGAAGGCCATGGAGCAGACCCCGGGCCTGGCCCACGTGACCTCCTACAAGGAGGTCGAGGCGGTCCTGACCTCGCCCGACGGCAAGAAGGACGACTCCCGGGTGACGGCGGCCGACCCGACGTACGCCCAGGACCTGCGCCGCGCCACGACGGAGGGCACCCTCTCCGCCGCCTACGGCAAGGACTCCATGTCCGTCGGCTCCGACTACGCCAAGGACCACGGCGTCCACGTCGGCGACACCATCACCGTCGCCTTCAAGGGCGGCAAGACGGCGAAGCTCAAGGTCGCGGCCATCACCGACGACGACTCGGCGCTGGACCAGGGGGCGCGCTACCTCTCCATCGCGACGATGAAGCAGTACGTCCCCGCCGACCAGATCCCGCCGAACACGATCATGTTCGCCAAGGCCAAGGACGGCCAGGAGAAGCAGGCCTACGCCGCCCTGAAGAAGTCGCTGGACGACTACCCGCAGTACCAGGTGCGCGACCAGACCGACTACAAGCAGGAGCTGAAGGACCAGATCGGCCAGCTGCTCAACATGGTCTACGGCCTGCTGGCCCTGGCGATCATCGTGGCGGTCCTCGGTGTCGTGAACACCCTGGCGCTGTCCGTCGTCGAGCGGACCCGGGAGATCGGCCTCATGCGGGCCATCGGCCTCTCGCGGCGGCAGCTGCGCCGGATGATCCGCATGGAGTCGGTGGTCATCGCCCTCTTCGGCGCCCTGCTGGGCCTGGGGCTCGGCATGGGCTGGGGCGCCACCGCGCAGAAGCTGCTCGCCCTGGAGGGACTGAACGTCCTCGACATCCCCTGGCCGACGATCATCGGGGTGTTCGTCGGATCGGCCTTTGTGGGGCTGTTCGCGGCCCTGGTCCCGGCGTTCCGGGCGGGGCGGATGAACGTCCTGAACGCGATCGCGACCGACTAG
- a CDS encoding ABC transporter ATP-binding protein, with translation MTSAVTITRHGGTGGTTAVAARARQVVKAYGSGETRVVALDHVDVDIARGQFTAIMGPSGSGKSTLMHCLAGLDTVSSGQIYLDDTEITGLKDKKLTQLRRDRIGFIFQAFNLLPTLNALENITLPMDIAGRKPDKQWLARVVETVGLSSRLKHRPTQLSGGQQQRVAVARALAARPEIIFGDEPTGNLDSRAGAEVLGFLRRSVDELGQTIVMVTHDPVAASYADRVLYLADGRIVDEMYKPTAEAVLDRMKDFDARGRTS, from the coding sequence GTGACATCGGCTGTGACCATCACCAGGCACGGGGGCACTGGAGGGACTACGGCCGTTGCCGCGCGGGCGCGGCAGGTCGTGAAGGCGTACGGGTCCGGCGAGACCCGCGTCGTCGCCCTCGACCACGTGGACGTGGACATCGCACGCGGCCAGTTCACCGCGATCATGGGCCCCTCGGGGTCCGGCAAGTCCACGCTCATGCACTGCCTCGCCGGGCTCGACACCGTCAGCAGCGGCCAGATCTACCTGGACGACACCGAGATCACCGGGCTGAAGGACAAGAAGCTCACGCAGCTGCGCCGGGACCGGATCGGGTTCATCTTCCAGGCGTTCAACTTGCTGCCCACACTTAATGCGCTTGAGAACATCACGCTGCCCATGGACATCGCGGGCCGCAAGCCGGACAAGCAGTGGCTGGCGCGGGTCGTGGAGACCGTGGGCCTGTCCTCGCGGCTCAAGCACCGGCCCACCCAGCTCTCCGGCGGTCAGCAGCAGCGCGTCGCCGTCGCCCGGGCGCTGGCCGCCCGGCCGGAGATCATCTTCGGCGACGAGCCGACCGGAAACCTCGACTCACGCGCGGGCGCCGAGGTACTGGGCTTCCTGCGGCGTTCCGTGGACGAGCTCGGCCAGACCATCGTCATGGTCACCCACGACCCGGTCGCCGCCTCCTACGCCGACCGCGTGCTGTACCTGGCCGACGGCCGGATCGTCGACGAGATGTACAAGCCGACCGCGGAGGCCGTCCTGGACCGCATGAAGGACTTCGACGCCCGGGGGCGCACGTCATGA
- a CDS encoding MFS transporter has protein sequence MDQGDTDIQPAATDADPPGAHRRGAVVAALMLAMALAALDATIVSTAVPQIVGDLGGFSVFSWLFSGYLLAVTVTLPVYGKLSDTFGRKPVLVAGAALFLLGSLLCALAWNMGALIAFRVVQGLGGGALQGTVQTLAADLYPLKERPKIQSKLSTVWAVSAVAGPGVGGVLAAYADWRWIFLVNLPIGAVALWLIVRHLHEPERTSTVRPRIDWAGALAVFACGGVLLTALVQGGVAWPWLSAPSLGLFGTGLALVAVVVAVERRAAEPIIPGWVWRRRTIAAVNLALGALGLLMVAPSVFLPTYAQSVLGLAPVAAGFVLSVWTLSWPVSAALSQHVYRRIGFRNTAMLGIGTAALVLFAFPFLPYPGRAWQPTVLMLVLGAALGLFQLPLIVGVQSTVGWAERGTTTASVLFCRQIGQTFGAALFGAVANGVLAARLGGASDLDSVTRALDAGTAPETTRRAIADAVHAVYLGASCAAALAFLVLLFLAPRKFPVLAD, from the coding sequence GTGGACCAGGGGGACACGGACATACAGCCCGCCGCGACGGACGCGGACCCGCCCGGCGCGCACCGGCGCGGTGCCGTCGTGGCCGCGCTGATGCTCGCGATGGCGCTGGCCGCGCTGGACGCCACCATCGTCTCGACGGCCGTCCCGCAGATCGTCGGCGACCTGGGCGGCTTCTCCGTCTTCTCGTGGCTGTTCTCCGGCTATCTGCTGGCCGTGACGGTGACGCTGCCCGTCTACGGCAAGCTGTCCGACACCTTCGGCCGCAAGCCGGTGCTGGTCGCGGGCGCGGCGCTCTTCCTGCTCGGCTCCCTGCTGTGCGCGCTCGCCTGGAACATGGGCGCGCTCATCGCGTTCCGCGTGGTGCAGGGCCTGGGCGGCGGCGCGCTCCAGGGCACCGTCCAGACGCTCGCCGCCGACCTCTACCCCCTCAAGGAACGCCCCAAGATCCAGTCGAAGCTCTCCACGGTGTGGGCGGTGTCCGCGGTGGCCGGCCCCGGCGTGGGCGGCGTCCTGGCGGCCTACGCGGACTGGCGCTGGATCTTCCTGGTGAACCTGCCGATCGGCGCCGTGGCGCTGTGGCTGATCGTCCGTCATCTGCACGAGCCGGAACGGACCTCGACCGTACGCCCGCGGATCGACTGGGCCGGGGCGCTCGCGGTGTTCGCCTGCGGGGGCGTGCTGCTGACGGCGCTGGTGCAGGGCGGGGTGGCCTGGCCGTGGCTGTCGGCGCCCTCACTGGGCCTGTTCGGTACGGGACTCGCGCTGGTGGCGGTCGTGGTGGCCGTGGAGCGCAGGGCGGCCGAGCCGATCATCCCGGGGTGGGTGTGGCGGCGCCGTACGATCGCCGCGGTGAACCTGGCGCTGGGCGCGCTGGGGCTGCTGATGGTGGCACCCTCGGTGTTCCTGCCGACGTACGCCCAGTCGGTGCTGGGCCTCGCACCGGTGGCCGCCGGATTCGTGCTGTCCGTCTGGACGTTGAGCTGGCCGGTGTCGGCCGCGCTGAGCCAGCACGTGTACCGGAGGATCGGTTTCCGCAACACCGCGATGCTGGGGATCGGGACGGCGGCGCTGGTGCTGTTCGCGTTCCCCTTCCTGCCGTACCCGGGCCGGGCCTGGCAGCCAACGGTGCTGATGCTGGTCCTCGGTGCCGCCCTGGGGCTGTTCCAACTGCCCCTGATCGTCGGGGTGCAGTCGACGGTGGGCTGGGCCGAGCGCGGCACGACGACGGCCTCCGTCCTGTTCTGCCGGCAGATCGGACAGACCTTCGGCGCCGCGCTGTTCGGTGCGGTCGCCAACGGGGTACTGGCCGCCCGGCTCGGCGGGGCGAGCGACCTCGACTCCGTCACGCGCGCGTTGGACGCCGGTACGGCCCCCGAGACGACCCGGCGGGCCATCGCGGACGCCGTCCACGCCGTGTACCTGGGGGCGTCGTGCGCGGCGGCGCTGGCGTTCCTGGTGCTGCTGTTCCTGGCGCCGCGGAAATTCCCGGTGCTCGCGGACTGA
- a CDS encoding GNAT family N-acetyltransferase, with protein sequence MTGLRLERLRADHAEALLAFERENREYFTRSISDRGDAYFADFAEIHRARLAEQDAGICHFHVVLDASGALIGRVNLIDAEDGCAELGYRVAEKAAGRGVATAAVALLCRTAGTSYGLTSLKAVTTLDNLASRAVLARNAFTVVEETVVAGRPGIRFHRDLARAHHRP encoded by the coding sequence ATGACAGGGCTGAGGCTGGAGCGGCTGCGGGCGGACCACGCGGAGGCGCTGCTGGCGTTCGAGCGGGAGAACCGGGAGTACTTCACCCGCTCGATCTCGGACCGCGGGGACGCCTACTTCGCCGACTTCGCGGAGATCCACCGCGCGCGGCTGGCCGAACAGGACGCCGGGATCTGCCACTTCCACGTCGTGCTGGACGCGTCCGGCGCCCTGATCGGCCGCGTGAACCTGATCGACGCCGAGGACGGCTGCGCCGAACTGGGCTACCGCGTCGCCGAGAAGGCGGCGGGCCGCGGGGTGGCGACGGCGGCGGTGGCGCTGCTGTGCCGGACGGCGGGGACGTCGTACGGACTGACCTCCTTGAAGGCCGTCACCACGCTCGACAACCTGGCTTCCCGCGCGGTCCTCGCACGCAACGCCTTCACGGTCGTCGAGGAGACGGTCGTCGCCGGCCGCCCGGGGATCCGGTTCCACCGCGACCTCGCCCGCGCGCACCACCGTCCGTAG
- a CDS encoding DUF485 domain-containing protein, whose translation MSHDPYASPYPSPPPTHSAYPTYPWQPPLEDEPAATHRRPRRPALGHHSDLRVLRGAYRRQRRVATLTALGYFTLFLILSACAPSLMTSNVADGLPTGLLLALLQLPVTWLAITLYEHTARVYVDPVADRIRRQAAVDAKREARS comes from the coding sequence ATGTCACACGACCCGTACGCGTCCCCGTACCCGTCCCCGCCGCCGACCCACTCGGCGTACCCCACCTACCCCTGGCAGCCGCCCCTCGAAGACGAACCGGCGGCAACCCACCGCCGTCCGCGCCGCCCCGCCCTCGGCCACCACAGCGACCTGCGCGTCCTGCGCGGCGCCTACCGCCGGCAGCGACGCGTCGCGACACTCACCGCGCTCGGCTACTTCACGCTCTTCCTCATCCTGTCCGCGTGCGCGCCGTCCCTCATGACGAGCAACGTCGCCGACGGACTGCCCACCGGCCTGCTGCTCGCGCTGCTCCAACTCCCCGTCACCTGGCTGGCGATCACGCTGTACGAGCACACCGCGCGCGTGTACGTCGATCCCGTCGCCGACCGCATCCGCAGACAAGCCGCCGTCGACGCCAAGCGGGAGGCCAGGTCATGA
- a CDS encoding cation acetate symporter: MTGFSDSAQAMSLVAFSAVATITLLLCVMTGPDRDDLDEFYTGYGSLSPMRNGLAIAGDYISAATVLGTGGVIALCGYDGVVLALSTALSLMLLMFLLAEPLRNAGRFTMGDALARRMPGRAVRIAASAVTLAALLPLMLVQLAGTGQLLAFILGFSGDSLKTGCILGLGVLMISYAAIGGMKGTALIQILKMVMLLGSGTVVAVLILQRYDWNPGALFDAAAAQSGVGPAFLHSGLQFAGGPAPRLDMIVSQLTVVVGGACLPHVTMRMYTADSARAVRRSMSWAVSSVVLFVLVITVVGFGATALIGRAVIAEADPQGNTAYLLASRAAFGTEVSTAETLLFTTVTTAIFLTLLASVAGMILACANSLAHDVFAGHAREMTARREMTLARVSALAVGVPAILLAALVQHRSLQPLVTLSFCLGASAIAPALVYSLFWRRYTRTGLLCTLIGGSLVVLLLMPGTNLVSGSPVSAFPERDFNWFPFTTTGLVSIPAGFAFGWLGTVVSGRRGAEEQRRQYEAVEGWILAGAVRREE; this comes from the coding sequence ATGACCGGATTCAGCGACTCCGCGCAGGCGATGTCCTTGGTGGCGTTCTCGGCGGTGGCCACGATCACGCTGCTGCTCTGCGTGATGACCGGACCCGACCGCGACGACCTCGACGAGTTCTACACCGGCTACGGCTCCCTCTCCCCCATGCGCAACGGCCTCGCCATCGCCGGCGACTACATCTCCGCCGCGACCGTCCTCGGCACCGGCGGGGTGATCGCGCTGTGCGGCTACGACGGGGTCGTCCTCGCCCTCAGCACCGCCCTGTCGCTGATGCTGCTGATGTTCCTGCTGGCCGAACCCCTGCGCAACGCGGGCCGGTTCACCATGGGCGACGCGCTGGCCCGCCGGATGCCGGGACGCGCGGTACGCATCGCCGCGAGCGCGGTGACCCTCGCCGCCCTCCTGCCGCTGATGCTGGTCCAACTCGCGGGCACCGGACAGCTGCTGGCGTTCATCCTCGGCTTCTCCGGCGACTCCCTGAAGACGGGCTGCATCCTCGGTCTGGGCGTGCTGATGATCAGCTACGCGGCGATCGGCGGCATGAAGGGCACCGCCCTCATCCAGATCCTGAAGATGGTGATGCTGCTGGGTTCCGGCACCGTGGTCGCCGTACTGATCCTCCAGCGCTACGACTGGAATCCCGGCGCGCTGTTCGACGCGGCCGCCGCGCAGAGCGGCGTCGGACCGGCGTTCCTGCACTCCGGACTCCAGTTCGCGGGCGGGCCCGCGCCCCGCCTCGACATGATCGTCTCGCAGCTGACGGTGGTCGTCGGCGGGGCCTGCCTCCCGCACGTCACCATGCGCATGTACACCGCCGACAGCGCCCGCGCGGTCCGCCGCTCGATGTCCTGGGCGGTGTCGTCGGTCGTACTGTTCGTGCTCGTCATCACGGTCGTCGGGTTCGGCGCCACAGCTCTGATCGGACGCGCGGTGATCGCCGAGGCCGACCCGCAGGGCAACACGGCCTATCTGCTGGCCTCCCGGGCCGCCTTCGGCACGGAGGTCTCGACGGCCGAGACGCTGCTCTTCACCACCGTCACCACCGCGATCTTCCTCACCCTGCTGGCCTCGGTCGCCGGCATGATCCTCGCCTGCGCCAACTCCCTCGCCCACGACGTCTTCGCCGGCCACGCGCGCGAGATGACGGCACGCCGCGAGATGACCCTCGCGCGCGTGTCGGCGCTCGCCGTGGGCGTCCCGGCGATCCTGCTGGCCGCCCTCGTCCAGCACCGCAGCCTCCAGCCGCTGGTAACCCTGTCGTTCTGCCTGGGCGCCTCCGCGATCGCCCCCGCCCTCGTCTACAGCCTCTTCTGGCGCCGCTACACCCGAACGGGCCTGCTCTGCACGCTGATCGGCGGCTCCCTGGTGGTCCTGCTGCTGATGCCGGGCACCAACCTCGTCTCCGGCTCACCCGTGTCGGCGTTCCCGGAGCGGGACTTCAACTGGTTCCCGTTCACCACCACCGGCCTCGTCTCCATCCCGGCCGGCTTCGCCTTCGGCTGGCTGGGCACGGTCGTCTCCGGCCGCCGCGGGGCGGAGGAGCAGCGACGGCAGTACGAGGCCGTGGAGGGGTGGATTCTGGCGGGGGCGGTGCGGAGGGAGGAGTAG